The DNA region cacacatagcactgagcgggtaacacagagagcactgagtgggtaacacacatagcactgagcgggtaacacacatagcactgagcgggtaacacacatagcactgagcgggtaacacagagagcactgagcgggtaacacagagagcactgagcgggtaacacagagagcactgagcgggtaacacagataacacagagcgggtaacacagataacactgagcgggtaacacagagagcactgagcgggtaacacagataacacagagcgggtaacacagagagcactgagcgggtaacacacatagcactgagcgggtaacacagagagcactgagcaggtaacacacatagcactgagcgggtaacacagagagcactgagcgggtaacacagataacactgagcgggtaacacagagagcactgagcgggtaacacaaatagcactgagcgggtaacacagagagcactgagcgggtaacacagagagcactgagcgggtaacacacatagcactgagcgggtaacacagagagcactgaacgggtaacacagagagcactgagcgggtaacacacatagcactgagcgggtaacacagagagcactgagcgggtaacacacatagcactgagcgggtaacacagagagcactgagcgggtaacacagagagcactgagcgggtaacacacatagcactgagcgggtaacacagagagcactgagcgggtaacacacatagcactgagcgggtaacacagagagcactgagcgggtaacacagagagcactgagcgggtaacacacatagcactgagcgggtaacacagagagcactgagcgtgtaacacacatagcactgagcgggtaacacagagagcactgagcgggtaacacagagagcactgagcgggtaacacacatagcactgagcgggtaacacacatagcactgagcgggtaacacagagagcactgagcgggtaacacacatagcactgagcgggtaacacagataacactgagcgggtaacacagagagcactgagcgggtaacacagatagcactgagcgggtaacacacatagcactgagcgggtaacacacacagcacagagcgggtaacacagagagcactgagcgggtaacacagagagcactgagcgggtaacacagagagcactgagcgggtaacacagagagcactgagcgggtaacacagagagcactgagcgggtaacacagagagcactgagcgggtaacacacatagcactgagcgggtaacacacacagcactgagcgggtaacacacatagcactgagcgggtaacacacatagcactgagcgggtaacacacatagcactgagcgggtaacacagagagcactgagcgggtaacacacatagcactgagcgggtaacacagagagcactgagcgggtaacacacatagcactgagcgggtacacacatagcactgagcgggtaacacagagagcactgagcgggtaacacacatagcactgagcgggtaacacacatagcactgagcgggtaacacagaaagcactgagcgggtaacacagagagcactgagcgggtaacacacacagcactgagcgggtaacacagagagcactgagcgggtaacacacagcactgagcgggtaacacacacagcactgagcgggtaacacagagagcactgagcgggtaacacacacagcactgagcgggtaacacagagagcactgagcgggtaacacagagagcactgagcgggtaacacagataacactgagcgggtaacacagagagcactgagcggggtaacacagagagcactgagcgggtaacacacatagcactgagcgggtaacacacatagcactgagcgggtaacacacacagcactgagcgggtaacacacatagcactgagcgggtaacacagagagcactgagcgggtaacacagagagcactgagcgggtaacacacacagctctgagcgggtaacacagagagcactgagcgggtaacacacacagcactgagcgggtaacacacacagcactgagcgggtaacacagagagcactgagcgggtaacacacacagcactgagcgggtaacacagagagcactgagcgggtaacacagagagcactgagcgggtaacacagataacactgagcgggtaacacagagagcactgagcgggtaacacagagagcactgagagggtaacacagagagcactgagctggtaacacacatagcactgagcgggtaacacacatagcactgagcgggtaacacacatagcactgagcgggtaacacagagagcactgagctggtaacacacatagcactgagcgggtaacacagagagcactgagcgggtaacacagagagcactgagcggggtaacacacatagcactgagcgggtaacacagataacactgagcgggtaacacagagagcactgagcgggtaaacacagagagcactgagagggtaacagagagcactgagctggtaacacacatagcactgagcgggtaacacacatagcactgagcgggtaacacacatagcactgagcgggtaacacagagagcactgagcgggtaacacacatagcactgagcgggtaacacagagagcactgagcgggtaacacacatagcactgagcgggtaacacacatagcactgagcgggtaacacagagagcactgagcgggtaacacacatagcactgagcgggtaacacacatagcactgagcgggtaacacagaaaGCACTGAGcggggtaacacagagagcactgagcgggtaacacacacagcactgagcgggtaacacagagagcactgagcgggtaacacacagcactgagcgggtaacacacacagcactgagcgggtaacacagagagcactgagcgggtaacacacacagcactgagcgggtaacacagagagcactgagcgggtaacacagagagcactgagcgggtaacacagataacactgagcgggtaacacagagagcactgagcgggtaacacagagagcactgagcgggtaacacagataacactgagcgggtaacacagagagcactgagcgggtaacacagagagcactgagcgggtaacacacatagcactgagcgggtaacacaccaTAGCACTGAGCggtaacacacacagcactgagcgggtaacacacatagcactgagcgggtaacacagagagcactgagcgggtaacacagagagcactgagcgggtaacacacacagctctgagcgggtaacacagagagcactgagcgggtaacaccacacagcactgagcgggtaacacacacagcactgagcgggtaacacagagagcactgagcgggtaacacacacagcactgagcgggtaacacagagagcactgagcgggtaacacagagagcactgagcgggtaacacagataacactgagcgggtaacacagagagcactgagcgggtaacacagagagcactgagagggtaacacagagagcactgagctggtaacacacatagcactgagcgggtaacacacatagcactgagcgggtaacacacatagcactgagcgggtaacacagagagcactgagctggtaacacacatagcactgagcgggtaacacagagagcactgagcgggtaacacagagagcactgagcgggtaacacagagagcactgagcgggtaacacagagagcactgagcgggtaacacagagaggcTACACTCCTCAATCCTCTCTCCCTGCACGGATCACAGTAGCGCAAATAAATATCACTCCCTGATATTTTGTGATGTCATaatctattaaaacatttattttagattattacaCACAAGCCCTTATGAAAAGTAGCAATGGTATTACTATAGTAAAAGGCTAAAAAAGGCttttttgttgggggggggggggggttattaccAGTTATAGCCTAtgaccacagttttactacaaataccatggttaaactatggttagtgtagaaaaacatttttaccatggtttaactagtaaccaataaccatgtttttttgtattttatatataaatcttcatgttttactttaattttacgGCATATATTGTGAAAATGATTAGTAATAGACCACAGAATAACGCTGCgcatttcaaggcacttcagtggacCTTGATGTTTTGTCAATATTAAAAATCCTTTGtaatatatcaaaaataaagtacaacaggcttttaattcaattaagttcaattcaagtttattgtgTATTCTCTTGCTTTTACTCAATtctttatcaatttatttaaattaagcaaAAGAAAACGTCAAATGTTTACTTTTCACAAGCCGTATCGTTCTCTTATATGCTTGTAGTAAGCGGTCTCTTGCTCCATTAGGTTACAGAAAATGTCAGGAAACAACACCTTTGTCCATTCTGTTGGGTCGTTTGTCCAGTCACAGATAACATACAGAAAGTCCGACCCAATACCGCTTAGTTTTTATACTTATGTTGCTCTGCCGAATGGCAGAAATGATTATATGTAAGCCATTCTGAGTCTACACCATACTTTTCCAATGATGGGGAAAGGACTGTTATCCCCCACCCGACTCCACCCACACAGCTATGACACGACACAGAACAAGTCAATACACAACTGACTTACTGACAGAGAATGTGTAAAGCATTTCTTAATAGAAAACAGATTGAATGAACATGATATAGAGGTAATTCACCTGCGCAGGTGCATCTGTGCTCTCAGAAGCGCAGGATCGGCACTTGACGAAGGTGATGCTCTCTGGATAAACCACCCAATGCTCCCAGCCCAGATCTGACACAAGAGAAGACATGCATGATGTATCGCGTTCATATACACTGTAGCCATAGGGTCTTTCATTTAAGCTGGTTTTAACACCAAAAATGTTGCAGCGTTGAGAACGTAGTAGGATGCATCTGATCGCTCACCTTTAATGAAGATCTGACAGGAATGTTTGCAGCAGCTTGAGTTTCTGGAGTCCTCGGGAAACGTTGCGTTACCTGCTAAATAGATGAGTGATCAGATTCACCATAAACCCGGGCTGATCTGGTCTACACCTGAGCTTGATCTCTGGGGTTCATGTACCTGGTGCTGATGTGAGGCTGCTTCTGAAACTGGCTTTCCACTGCTCACGTAAATGATGCATCTTCGACATGGACACACGAGGCTCCTGCTGGAGGTTTAGAGATTCCAGAAGGATTTTCCTGATTTCCAGGTCTCCCTTgcatctgcaaaaaaataaaaataaaaataaaaaataaaacccagaGGGTAATCACACCTGCAgacctcatgtgtgtgtgtgtgtgtgtgtgtgtgtgtgtgtgtgtgtgtgtgtgtgtgtgcctgtcaaACGGCAGCCAAATGTTTCAAAGTGCAGTTGTGTGCTACCGGAGCCTCGCGTGTTTGTGCCGGCTCAGCATTTGACCCTGTAAAAGGACACCAGAGGAGAGGGGAGATGCCCTCATTTATACCTCCATAACTTTACATGTGTCTTTGCAATCAACCTGTACACAAGTAAAAACTGAAGTAAAACCCagagcatttaatattttaatgccatgtcagcatcttaggctattttcatggcaaaaaccattcaaaaattttattaaaaacccaataaaaaccagcaaataaacaaactccagAGCAAGACAAGCTTTATGAAGATATCCAGCAATTCTCTTTGGGTTAGTCAAGCACAATCAGGCCCGCCAGGAGGATTTGAGTCTCAAACAGAAGAAGAGTATACTATTATAATGAGGTTGATTCAAATTTTGCCTCAAGCACTCAAATATTACCCTAAATTTCTACCAAATCTAAGACTTCAAGTAAATCTGGGTTCATAGACTGATCACAGTGAACGAGCTGTAACGATAGTTTCTACTAACAACAAATCTCCCTGAAACTCTCCCCAAAACCTCCTAATGAACAAAAGTGCAGGTGATTAAAACAGGATGCCCTGATCCATTCATCATGCTATTGTTCATCTTTAAATCATTGGCTCTTACCTGTTGGCTTTGACAGCAGATGCCTCAGGTGAAGGATGCAGAACAAACATCTCTCCGAGAGGACACCCGAACAAAACGGCGACGACACACAGCACCAGAGGCATGACTGCAGGAGAACACTCGAGTCTCGTGACAAAAGCTCTGGACTCTGGAAAGGAATGAATGGATGTTGTTTGAAGCGCCTGGGAAAGCAGGGATTTATCTACCCCGGCCGAGCTTGGCCTTGGAATACTTTGTACTGTTTTCATGTCGGGCAAACGGATGGTGCTGAAAAGGAGGTGGAGAATAAAGGTGGAACTGAGAAAAACACTATCACATGGTTACACACTAACAAAGATGATAAGCTCTAACCTGCGGGAGGACAGatggaaaatatgaaaaagaTCAGAAAAAACAGCAGTGCGGCACAAATAAAGAAGCCATTCATGAAACGGTCTGCATCTGTGTGATACGTGAACGCGCCTAATTCCCAGGACAAGTGACCGTTATGACACTGGACACTGAACTTGCATCGGCTTATAGACTGAACTCTGTTTAGTGTGTAATGCAACAaagttttaaaatcaaatattaatttgagcTGCAAATGTGCCGTTCATCagaatatcaaatattaaaacattaactaGGGTCATTAACATATTGAGCAAGGTCATTGGTAAGCCACAGAGAACCCTGAACCAGGTGTATATTTCAAattctaagacttgatggttgctctgtcaattcttcgtcatcagttaggaacctaggtgtgctacttgatcacaatctttccttagaaagtcatttgtaaaactgcatttttccatctcaaaaatatatataaattacggcctatgctctcaatgtcaaatgcagaaatgttaacccatgcatttatgacttcaaggttagactgttgtaatgctttattgggtggttgttctgcacgcttagtaaacaaactacagctagtccaaaatgcagcagcaagagttcttactagaaccaggaagtatgaccatattagcccggtcctgtccacactgcactggctccctatcaaacatcgtatagattttaaaatattgcttattacttataaagccctgaatggtttagcacctcagtatttgaatgagctccttttacattatactcctctacgtccgctacgttctcaaaactcaggcaatttgataatacctagaatatcaaaatcaactgcgggcggcagatccttttcctatttggcgcctaaactctggaataacctacctaacattgttcgggaacagatgattcttctgcacaatctgactttgctgcagcctggaattgaactactggtttcgtctggtcagaggagaactgacctccaactgagcctggtttctcccaaggtttttttctccagtctgtcaccgatggagtttcggttccttgccgctgtcgcctctggcttgcttagttggggtcacttcatctacagcgatattaataattgattgcaaataaatgcacagacactatttagctgaacagagatgacatcactgaattcaatgatgaactgcctttaactatcattctgcattattgacacactgttttcctaatgaatgttgttcagttgctttgacgcaatgtattttgtttaaagctctatataaataaaggtgacttgacttgacaagttcaattcaattcaaagtttatttgtatagcacttttcataaTGTAAATCGTTGATAAACAGCTTTATAGAAAATGTAAGTTTGTACGTtaaatttagtagtagcttatcagtggtgaccaTCAAGTTAAGGcaagcatgatttcaccaagtacaacatgttcctggatcaacatccttgtttatcctggaacaacattccaataaactaatcagaattgagatataacttttcaggaaatatttgttttaggcttacaacctgagttaggtgcttctacgcCTTTGTAattcagctatcatttccctcagattttaggaataaattatgggtagggttaggtttttGGATACAGAGATTGGGTTAATGCTTCAAGTTCATGCCCATATCAAACAGACAgtaaacactattaacagcaattattatatgttgcGATAAAACTTATAGCAGAATTTGGCAGttatgtatgttgtttcagggtcagcatcatctcttctcaggtgttctgggtccagacgggagcttgtgtaaatcctagttaccacgggatgaagatcccagcagaaacagagaaacacatagagacatcattagcagaGCTGCTGATCCACCCaaactatgtaaaaaaataatgtgttcaaCACAAGCAAAAGAAtgttaatgtgcatttgatcaggtATAACTGAAGTACAGGGTTATGAGAAACATGAGatgtgaatgcttggccaaagagatgtgtctttaatctagatttaagcagagagagtgtgtctgaaccagaatggtactaccaaaagtccagcgttttgtgaccttagggtgcgtgatgggttgtagcgtggtagaaggctagttaggtacgctggagctaaaccatttagggccttataggtaagtaatgatgaTTTGTTACTGATACAGAACTTCATAGtaagccagtgcagagactgtaaaattggggtaatatgatcatattttcttgacctggtaaggactctagctgctgtattttggacgacctgtagcttgtttattgaagaagcaggacaaccacctagaagtgcattacaatagtccagtctagaggtcatgaatgcatgaactgcatcagaaacaggttaCGTtccatagcttggcaatgttagATGGGGCAATACTGTTTTGTAaaatgggaaatatggttttcaaaagacaagtttcccagatttttgactgtagaggaagtaacagtacatccatcttgttgcaaattgtaatccaagagattctgtgtactgttttttggtccaataagtaatatctctgtcttatccaaatttaataggagaaaattattggtcatccagtcTTTTTCCATTTTTAACACACAGCTTAAAATGGAAACTGATACcgcattttctaataatattaccaagggacaacatgtatattaaaaatagcagAGGGCcaaggacagatccttgtggtactccatacttATTTAACTGAGATAATTCCCTGATTAAATAGACAATGTGATAATGCAagttgtcatttgtaattttaacaagttcaGTTTCCGTGCTGTGATGAAATTCTTCATAGATATcatttttgcaggaaggagcacaattgagaAGACTGAAGATTTGAATTGTGTCTGCAATTTGACatttcactaggatctagttgttgTTTCTTAATTAGAGGCATAATAACAAGTTGTGTTAGGAAGTTGTGTGGCCTACTGGATAGAGAGTTGGAATTGTAACCTGAAagtatattttatgatatttatttgacTCCACAGTTCATTTCTCATGAGAAATACAAAGCTGGACATTGTTGTAACATCTGTAGTTTCTCTTCTGACCTCAGATGAACCGAATCAAAGCAGCGCTGGCCATGTTTGTCCTTGAGTCCATTGCGCTGTAACTCCCTTGCGTCAGGAGGAATTCCAACACCTGCGTGTGAACAGCAATCTAAAGAAAGAAACATCAGTTTATCTGCCATTCTGAGGAATCGGTGCCATTTGAGGACaacttgtaatattatttcattcaCTGCAAACCtgtcaaaaaatatatagttttctgGTGTAACCCTAACCGTATTCACCTGTTAAtcaaaaactatacattttttacccCTATTCTGAAGATGTGCCGTATTATTTAAGTCCCATCACActagatttatgttttttaatgacAAACATAAAAAGCAAATTCATGTGGCTGTGTTAGGCATTCTGTGAGTTGGACGTTGGCTCTGAACAGTGGAGTGACAGGCTCAAACACACGGAGGCCTCTAGCAGCTCTTTATCTCCTGTTCTCAGTTGGAACCGAACCGCAGTATTGAAGTGAATccattctgaaggctcaggaaacctttgcaggtgttttagttgattagctgattggcatgtcaccatattctaatttcttGAGATTTGTGGGttcttgttaaatgtgagccaaaatcatcacaattaaaagaaccaaaggcttAAACTCCTTtaatctgtgtgcatttaatttatttaatacacaagtttaacaatttgagttgaattactgaaataaatgaactttcccaCGACATTCAAAtcttttttgagatgcacctgtaattgtTCAAAAGTAAAATTCAGATTAGTAGCATCAGAAACATGAATTAATTCATAGGTGTACTTACAGTTGACTAACGGACATGGGATACAGAGTCACAAAATCAAACCAACTGCAGCTGAAACATGAAATCGAGGTGTGTAAGAGATGATTCAGCTGATGACTGAGAGAAACACAGCTCACATTGctctgtgtctgtttttatttctgttgtgtCTGTCAGGAAACATCTCAGTTCCAGGTAATTCCTCCTCATGTagtttaaaggatttttaggctgcattaataaggtaaaaccggaaccgggaacacttcccataacagccgatgtacttgctacatctttagaagaatggcatctatgctaatattagtctgtttagccctctgcatcgcagatgatcccacccacccgtcacacagcttcttcagtcttcTGTCATCAGGACCAGCAGAaggaaggacagcttcatccatcaggctgtcaggaagctgaactccctccagACCTCGCCCCCTCCCCTGTTTTTCCACACACCACTGAACTCTGaatcccctcccctcccctctttTGCACCCCCCCAGCtcccacatccccaggtccttcAACTCCCCCTCCCACTAACTAACTGTGAGAAACTGAGAGaaatgcaatttcaattctctgtatgcatgtgctgtacatgtggaagaattgagaATTAATCAGACTTGACATGACTTGAAAGTCATACCATTATTGTCtctgtgtaaactacaaaaatgctaattcatgcATATATGAAGTACCAGGGTACGTTTTGACAATGTTGTCTTGATGAGTATAATTGTCTTAAAACACAAAGCAAATTGTTGTTAGGGTTAGGGAATACCTGATAATTTAGACCCAT from Carassius auratus strain Wakin unplaced genomic scaffold, ASM336829v1 scaf_tig00042958, whole genome shotgun sequence includes:
- the LOC113086215 gene encoding univin-like isoform X1; the protein is MKTVQSIPRPSSAGVDKSLLSQALQTTSIHSFPESRAFVTRLECSPAVMPLVLCVVAVLFGCPLGEMFVLHPSPEASAVKANRCKGDLEIRKILLESLNLQQEPRVSMSKMHHLREQWKASFRSSLTSAPAGNATFPEDSRNSSCCKHSCQIFIKDLGWEHWVVYPESITFVKCRSCASESTDAPAQCCLPTAHVIVPFVYMDDWSGVVLSSVSLIRECGCDPGEETQNPEVMTPS
- the LOC113086215 gene encoding bone morphogenetic protein 5-like isoform X2, with amino-acid sequence MKTVQSIPRPSSAGVDKSLLSQALQTTSIHSFPESRAFVTRLECSPAVMPLVLCVVAVLFGCPLGEMFVLHPSPEASAVKANRCKGDLEIRKILLESLNLQQEPRVSMSKMHHLREQWKASFRSSLTSAPGNATFPEDSRNSSCCKHSCQIFIKDLGWEHWVVYPESITFVKCRSCASESTDAPAQCCLPTAHVIVPFVYMDDWSGVVLSSVSLIRECGCDPGEETQNPEVMTPS